One window from the genome of Natrinema caseinilyticum encodes:
- a CDS encoding M20/M25/M40 family metallo-hydrolase, with protein MATREPFASLERNDETFLDDLRSLLAQPSISATGEGIDDCVALVRESCLEYGFDEATVVETPGRPAVVAHASPDDETRTGGPTVLLYGHYDVQPATASEWTSPPFEPTVRDGPDGRTRLYARGAGDNKGQWFAHLCAIRALRETSGVPTDVTLIVEGEEESGSEHLEWLVRERRDELNASVAFVADGPIDASGRPHVLLGSRGLLYVDVEARGANRDLHSGNFGGPVPNPATAIAELIASLRDEDGRIALEGFHDDVRPLTDRDCDVLESIPLDEDAAKADLDLSALATDPGEGYIERLLTRPNLNVAGLDAGYDGDGMKTVLPSRARAKIDFRLVADQDPDDVFESLSRHVEARAPAGIDVTLDRVAAMAPQRTPVESPVVEPVMRAVREGWREDPILKPSLGGSVPTYVFADNLEIPCLVVPYANADENNHAPDENIELSCFRAGARTTVSLLEELSKTDLG; from the coding sequence ATGGCCACGAGAGAACCGTTTGCGTCCCTCGAGCGCAACGACGAGACGTTCCTGGACGACCTTCGGTCGCTGCTCGCACAACCGTCGATCAGCGCGACCGGCGAGGGAATCGACGATTGCGTCGCGCTGGTTCGTGAATCGTGTCTCGAGTACGGGTTCGACGAGGCGACCGTCGTCGAGACGCCCGGTCGGCCGGCCGTCGTGGCCCACGCGTCTCCAGACGACGAAACACGGACCGGTGGGCCGACGGTGCTCCTGTACGGCCACTACGACGTCCAGCCGGCGACGGCATCGGAGTGGACCTCGCCACCGTTCGAACCGACCGTGCGTGACGGGCCGGATGGACGAACGCGCCTGTACGCGCGCGGTGCTGGGGACAACAAGGGGCAGTGGTTCGCGCACCTCTGTGCGATTCGGGCGTTGCGGGAGACGAGTGGGGTACCGACCGACGTAACGCTGATCGTCGAAGGCGAAGAGGAAAGCGGGAGCGAACACCTCGAGTGGCTCGTCCGAGAACGCCGCGACGAACTGAACGCGAGCGTCGCGTTCGTGGCCGACGGTCCGATCGACGCCTCGGGCCGCCCGCACGTGTTGCTGGGGTCGCGCGGGTTGCTCTACGTCGACGTCGAAGCCAGGGGCGCGAACCGGGACCTCCACTCGGGGAACTTCGGCGGCCCGGTTCCCAATCCGGCAACTGCGATCGCCGAACTGATCGCGTCGCTTCGGGACGAGGACGGGCGAATCGCGCTCGAGGGCTTTCACGACGACGTCCGTCCGCTGACGGACCGCGATTGCGACGTCCTCGAGTCGATTCCGCTCGACGAGGACGCGGCGAAAGCCGATCTCGATCTCTCCGCTCTCGCCACGGATCCGGGTGAAGGATATATCGAGCGGCTCCTCACCCGTCCGAACCTGAACGTCGCCGGACTGGACGCCGGCTACGACGGTGACGGCATGAAGACCGTCTTACCTTCGCGTGCGCGGGCGAAGATCGACTTCCGGCTCGTGGCCGATCAGGACCCGGACGACGTCTTCGAGTCGCTCTCGCGTCACGTCGAGGCGAGAGCGCCCGCCGGTATCGACGTGACTCTCGACCGCGTTGCGGCGATGGCCCCCCAGCGGACGCCGGTGGAGAGTCCGGTCGTCGAGCCGGTGATGCGTGCCGTCCGGGAGGGGTGGCGCGAGGACCCGATCCTCAAGCCCTCGCTCGGCGGGTCCGTGCCGACGTACGTCTTCGCGGACAATCTCGAGATTCCCTGTCTGGTCGTCCCGTACGCGAACGCGGACGAAAATAACCACGCGCCCGACGAGAACATCGAACTGTCGTGCTTTCGCGCGGGCGCGAGAACCACCGTCTCGTTGCTCGAGGAACTCTCAAAAACTGACCTCGGGTAA
- a CDS encoding TAXI family TRAP transporter solute-binding subunit: MFDSDRQRRRDVLRGTAGIGALSLAGCLGGGNGSGKDPVQLTVGSSSSGSSTYGNSQAIQRVVSQQSDYLSFITQDAGGDPQSIRLYADGEINSYSAGNYIMNQALQQTGPFGEDPVETFPQLGFGHLSLNLYWVALEDSDIQTTADLAGRNVYCLPASWGLRAMTEEMYGNAGLWEGLSENVVNVETSQAASALAEGRAEAAIIYTSNFNQLPSWAQEIDSRVSVRAIEMTDEYVQAAKDFGGAGYQELDEIGGWEQDMQGGDFPKHTWTETYPYYFSPDVDAQAIYDLMEICHNNYESMQEANPTILDWSKPENFTFALAHTDEIPIHPGAADWYEENDVWDDSWTRGDE, encoded by the coding sequence ATGTTTGATAGTGATAGACAGAGGCGCAGGGATGTGCTACGGGGAACGGCTGGAATTGGGGCGCTTTCGCTAGCAGGGTGCCTTGGCGGTGGGAACGGCAGCGGGAAGGACCCGGTCCAACTGACGGTTGGGTCGTCGTCCTCCGGTTCGTCGACGTACGGCAACTCGCAGGCGATTCAGCGGGTCGTGAGCCAGCAATCGGATTATCTGAGCTTCATCACCCAGGACGCGGGTGGTGACCCACAGTCGATTCGACTGTACGCCGACGGCGAGATCAACTCCTACTCGGCGGGTAACTACATCATGAACCAGGCCCTCCAGCAGACGGGCCCGTTCGGGGAAGACCCCGTCGAGACCTTCCCGCAACTCGGGTTCGGCCACCTCTCGCTGAACCTCTACTGGGTCGCACTGGAGGACAGCGACATCCAGACCACGGCAGATCTCGCCGGCCGTAACGTGTACTGTCTTCCCGCATCGTGGGGGCTTCGCGCGATGACCGAGGAGATGTACGGCAATGCGGGTCTCTGGGAAGGGCTCTCCGAGAACGTCGTCAACGTCGAGACGAGCCAGGCCGCGAGCGCCCTCGCCGAGGGTCGTGCCGAGGCTGCCATCATCTACACCTCGAACTTCAACCAGCTCCCGTCGTGGGCACAGGAGATCGACTCGCGCGTCTCGGTTCGAGCGATCGAGATGACCGACGAGTACGTCCAGGCGGCGAAGGACTTCGGCGGTGCGGGCTACCAGGAACTCGACGAGATCGGCGGCTGGGAGCAGGACATGCAGGGTGGGGACTTCCCGAAGCACACGTGGACGGAAACGTACCCGTACTACTTCAGCCCGGACGTCGACGCACAGGCAATCTACGACCTGATGGAGATCTGCCACAACAACTACGAGTCGATGCAGGAGGCGAACCCGACGATCCTCGACTGGTCCAAACCCGAGAACTTCACGTTCGCGCTGGCTCACACGGACGAGATCCCGATTCACCCCGGCGCTGCGGACTGGTACGAAGAGAACGACGTCTGGGACGACAGCTGGACTCGCGGCGACGAATAG
- a CDS encoding TRAP transporter permease, with product MVYSTSDKSRLELANDVVTGLAILTWAFILYFAFTQGMQRIKFTIIFLGSVTLVYLGNELIEAYEDGDKLGLVGLTLSTIITAGTTTYLIMNYRELLRIRVGTAYGYEYAIAIAFFLVILYLSYRAYGLTFLAVIVGVILYGLYGNLAPGILRHAGFSVERMMSIMVLDFQGVYGSISRIIATWVALFLLYAGLMRGFGAFDLIMRIGLRSANYVRSGVALSAVTSSIIIGSITGSQAANTAITGSFTIPLMKETGMKGETAGGIESVASTGGQIMPPIMGAAAFVMASLLGITYLDVILAGIIPAMIFYGSVTIAVHYKGIGQLQGKKTKIDVESQFDERMSQRDFIIQCFRFGIPFAILIYILGYLQYTVLTAALYTIVSMMITGFGFPLAQTAFEGGSLGSEFVSLLGDAANGFREGAMILAPIAIIIAAINGVVDVFTASGIPGILSLALLDLSGGVMLNAVLLAMAISIILGMGMPTVAAYVIVAALIAPALIQQFFVPDLAAHFFVLYAAILSGLTPPIAIAVVVATGIADSNFWRTAHEALKISAPIYVLPFAFIYNPELVVGGFGVETFFSGLIALLGALGISHGLNYYGKFFHESPFVKWPAKTAFFVLGVLAMVYPDTTIRLGCVAVIVGLMAVQLQKPIRQRVTQRVAADSVRATED from the coding sequence ATGGTTTATTCCACATCCGACAAAAGCCGATTAGAGCTTGCCAACGACGTAGTAACGGGACTCGCGATCCTGACGTGGGCATTCATCCTGTACTTCGCGTTCACGCAGGGAATGCAGCGCATCAAGTTTACGATCATATTCCTCGGGTCAGTCACCCTGGTCTATCTCGGAAACGAACTCATCGAGGCGTACGAAGACGGAGACAAGTTGGGGTTAGTCGGTCTGACTCTTTCCACGATCATCACCGCCGGAACGACGACGTACCTGATCATGAACTACAGGGAGTTGTTGCGTATTCGCGTCGGGACGGCCTACGGCTACGAGTACGCGATCGCTATCGCGTTCTTCCTCGTGATCCTGTACCTCTCGTACCGAGCCTACGGACTCACGTTCTTGGCAGTGATCGTCGGCGTGATACTCTACGGACTCTACGGGAACCTCGCGCCGGGCATCCTGCGCCACGCCGGGTTCAGCGTCGAGCGAATGATGAGCATCATGGTGCTCGACTTCCAGGGGGTGTACGGGTCAATATCGAGGATTATCGCCACCTGGGTCGCCCTCTTCCTCCTGTATGCAGGGCTGATGCGGGGGTTCGGAGCGTTCGACCTCATCATGCGGATCGGCCTCCGGTCGGCCAACTACGTCCGCTCTGGCGTCGCCCTTTCCGCGGTGACCTCGAGCATCATTATCGGTTCGATCACCGGTAGTCAGGCCGCGAACACGGCGATAACCGGTTCGTTCACGATCCCGTTGATGAAGGAAACGGGGATGAAAGGCGAGACGGCAGGGGGGATCGAATCCGTCGCCTCGACGGGCGGCCAGATCATGCCGCCGATCATGGGCGCAGCGGCGTTCGTGATGGCTTCGCTGCTCGGTATCACCTATCTGGACGTTATTCTCGCGGGTATCATCCCCGCGATGATCTTCTATGGCTCCGTCACCATCGCCGTCCACTACAAGGGTATCGGACAGCTCCAGGGGAAGAAGACGAAGATCGACGTCGAGAGCCAATTCGACGAGCGGATGTCCCAACGGGATTTCATCATCCAGTGTTTCCGCTTCGGAATCCCCTTCGCTATCCTGATCTACATTCTCGGCTATCTCCAGTACACGGTGCTGACGGCCGCGTTGTACACCATCGTCTCGATGATGATCACCGGCTTCGGGTTCCCACTGGCCCAGACGGCATTCGAAGGTGGCAGCCTGGGGTCCGAATTCGTGAGCCTCCTCGGCGATGCGGCAAACGGTTTCCGAGAGGGGGCGATGATTCTCGCACCGATCGCGATCATCATCGCCGCGATCAACGGCGTCGTCGACGTCTTCACCGCGTCGGGCATCCCGGGAATCCTCTCGCTGGCCCTGCTCGACCTCTCCGGTGGCGTGATGCTCAACGCAGTCCTTCTCGCGATGGCCATCTCGATCATCCTGGGAATGGGCATGCCGACGGTCGCAGCGTACGTCATCGTGGCGGCGTTGATCGCGCCCGCGTTGATCCAACAGTTCTTCGTTCCCGATCTCGCGGCACACTTCTTCGTCCTGTACGCGGCAATTCTATCCGGTCTGACACCGCCGATCGCGATCGCGGTGGTCGTCGCGACGGGGATCGCCGATAGCAACTTCTGGCGAACGGCCCACGAGGCCCTGAAAATCTCCGCGCCGATCTACGTCCTGCCGTTCGCGTTCATCTACAATCCCGAACTCGTCGTCGGCGGATTCGGAGTCGAGACGTTCTTCTCCGGTCTCATCGCGCTGCTCGGTGCACTGGGCATCTCTCACGGACTCAACTACTACGGGAAGTTCTTCCACGAGAGTCCCTTCGTCAAGTGGCCTGCCAAGACCGCCTTCTTCGTTCTCGGTGTTCTGGCGATGGTCTATCCGGACACGACGATCCGTCTCGGTTGCGTTGCAGTCATCGTGGGACTGATGGCGGTTCAGCTCCAGAAGCCGATCCGGCAGCGAGTGACCCAACGGGTCGCGGCGGACTCCGTCCGAGCCACCGAGGACTAG
- a CDS encoding MFS transporter — MGLNKNDRAIAGFTMAGHSLVHWFETSIPIFLVVWLAEFDVSVALAGVIVALGYAPFGLGSLPGGVLVDRFGPKRLIVLCLVGMSASFLVLALSTSIYFVAVGLVCWGIAASVYHPAGLALISTGVDERGTVLGWHGIAGNAGIALGPFAAATLLFLTDQWHLVAGLLAIPGFVAAAYGLRADFDASAADSDGDGDPNETMSLAEFLSTSRVLFTSAFAVVFAIIAFEGLFYRGILTYLPEILHGLPAMEDVTLSAGLEGISPGDYIYVGLLVVGMAGQYAGGKLTDRIQSERGLIVIFAVLCVLALAFVPVLSMGLVPVVVLCVVLGFFLFATQPLYQDAVAVHTPSSARGLSYGYTYVGKFGIGPVSIAIGGFVLGGFSTAAFFGVLAAFALVGMALTAGLLFALNRAGWWQTTPAAPNSGD; from the coding sequence ATGGGACTTAACAAAAACGATCGGGCGATCGCCGGCTTTACGATGGCTGGCCACTCGCTCGTCCACTGGTTCGAGACGTCGATCCCGATATTTCTCGTGGTCTGGCTCGCAGAGTTCGACGTCTCGGTCGCGCTGGCCGGCGTCATCGTCGCCCTGGGATACGCCCCGTTCGGGTTAGGATCGCTCCCGGGTGGCGTCCTCGTCGACCGGTTCGGCCCGAAGCGACTCATCGTGCTCTGTCTCGTCGGTATGAGCGCGTCGTTTCTCGTCCTCGCGCTCTCGACGTCGATTTACTTCGTGGCGGTCGGTCTCGTCTGCTGGGGAATCGCCGCGAGCGTCTACCACCCTGCGGGACTCGCCTTGATCAGTACCGGCGTCGACGAGCGTGGAACCGTCCTGGGCTGGCACGGCATCGCCGGGAACGCCGGCATCGCCCTCGGGCCGTTCGCCGCGGCCACGCTGTTGTTCCTCACCGATCAGTGGCACCTCGTCGCCGGACTCCTCGCGATTCCAGGGTTCGTCGCGGCCGCGTACGGGCTTCGAGCCGACTTCGACGCGTCCGCCGCCGACAGCGACGGCGACGGAGATCCGAACGAAACCATGTCGCTCGCCGAGTTCCTGTCGACGTCGCGGGTGTTGTTCACGAGCGCGTTCGCGGTCGTCTTCGCCATCATCGCCTTCGAAGGGCTGTTCTATCGGGGGATACTCACCTACCTCCCCGAGATCCTCCACGGTCTTCCCGCGATGGAAGACGTTACACTCTCGGCGGGCCTCGAGGGGATCTCGCCCGGCGATTACATCTACGTCGGCCTGCTCGTCGTCGGCATGGCCGGCCAGTACGCAGGCGGGAAACTCACGGACCGCATTCAGTCGGAGCGGGGACTGATCGTCATCTTCGCCGTTCTCTGCGTCCTCGCGCTCGCGTTCGTGCCGGTCCTGTCGATGGGGCTCGTTCCCGTCGTCGTCCTCTGTGTCGTGCTCGGGTTCTTCCTCTTTGCCACCCAACCGCTCTATCAGGACGCGGTGGCGGTCCACACGCCCTCGAGCGCGCGGGGGCTATCGTACGGATACACCTACGTCGGGAAGTTCGGTATCGGTCCGGTGAGCATCGCGATCGGTGGCTTCGTCCTCGGCGGGTTCTCGACGGCAGCGTTCTTCGGCGTTCTCGCCGCGTTCGCGTTGGTCGGGATGGCGCTGACGGCGGGCCTGCTGTTCGCGCTCAACCGTGCCGGCTGGTGGCAAACGACCCCGGCAGCCCCGAACTCCGGCGATTGA
- a CDS encoding SDR family oxidoreductase, with translation MTRELSLSGKAALVTGASAGIGEAAAESLAAQGADVAIVARRESKLRTVADRIESVTDGTVLVLPTDVSDEDAVDAAVERTVDEFGGLDVLVNNAGMATGSDVTVETMPTEQYRTVMGVNVDGMFFVTRAALPYLRETSGIAIFVGSFAGQYPRPGAPIYAATKWWTRGFAHSLAGAVGPDDVGVTVINPAEVRTEFGKEYRDSMSQDRHDPDDVSEPEAIADAIAFAAQQEPPNVVAELDLYRRDKLSNL, from the coding sequence ATGACCAGAGAATTGTCACTGTCGGGAAAGGCGGCGCTCGTAACCGGCGCCAGCGCCGGAATCGGGGAAGCAGCGGCGGAAAGCCTCGCAGCACAGGGAGCCGACGTCGCGATCGTCGCCCGCCGCGAATCGAAGCTCCGGACCGTCGCGGACCGGATCGAATCCGTAACCGACGGAACCGTCCTCGTCCTGCCCACGGACGTCAGCGACGAAGACGCCGTCGACGCTGCCGTCGAGCGGACCGTCGACGAGTTCGGCGGGTTAGACGTGCTGGTGAACAACGCCGGGATGGCAACCGGAAGCGACGTCACCGTCGAAACGATGCCGACCGAGCAGTATCGAACCGTCATGGGCGTGAACGTCGACGGAATGTTCTTCGTCACGCGGGCGGCCCTCCCCTACCTTCGGGAGACGTCCGGCATCGCTATTTTCGTCGGTAGCTTCGCCGGACAGTACCCGCGTCCGGGCGCGCCGATTTACGCGGCGACGAAGTGGTGGACGCGGGGCTTCGCTCACAGCCTGGCGGGAGCGGTCGGTCCGGACGACGTCGGTGTCACGGTAATAAACCCGGCCGAAGTTAGAACGGAGTTTGGGAAGGAGTATCGCGATTCGATGTCACAGGACCGTCACGACCCGGACGACGTGTCCGAACCCGAAGCAATCGCGGACGCGATCGCGTTCGCGGCCCAGCAGGAACCCCCGAACGTCGTCGCCGAGCTGGATCTCTATCGACGAGACAAGCTTTCCAACTTGTAA
- a CDS encoding 4-hydroxyphenylacetate 3-hydroxylase C-terminal domain-containing protein yields MWIRCAFPLAANRSAVRSGPSLCPRVENPTTAEDVRKFCQAASGGEDRLKLVNYIRDVTASDFAGWQELSSLHGGGSPEALLTTLFHEWDVDRSEELVASELGISRVSR; encoded by the coding sequence ATGTGGATTCGATGCGCTTTCCCTCTCGCCGCCAATAGGTCCGCCGTTCGTTCCGGGCCGTCTCTCTGCCCTCGTGTCGAGAATCCGACCACGGCCGAGGACGTTCGAAAATTCTGTCAGGCCGCGAGTGGCGGGGAGGATCGACTCAAACTCGTCAACTACATCCGGGACGTGACGGCGAGTGACTTCGCCGGTTGGCAGGAGCTCTCATCGCTACACGGTGGCGGATCGCCGGAGGCGTTGCTGACGACCCTCTTTCACGAGTGGGACGTGGACCGGAGCGAAGAACTGGTGGCTTCGGAACTCGGTATCTCGAGGGTGTCTCGCTGA
- a CDS encoding haloacid dehalogenase type II, translating to MKPGTVAAETVCEETKVLAFDLWDTLLDREAKLVPALEDLLRAHDSEYDPDVLLRRYLAMHFRDSMIDSLIPGPHTPFKEISRRALAYRLEQLGLDVPDAEVRAVIRQWKELEPYPDVDAALSTLGDDYELVGLSNGDPDMLAAVRPNFDTDLDGIVSVADAGAYKPHRASYDRCCDRFDVAPHEVLFVTAHTFDLVGAKAVGMRGAFLNRHDNPYGGWQYQPDIVVDDTEELASVLC from the coding sequence ATGAAACCAGGTACTGTAGCAGCGGAGACTGTCTGCGAGGAAACGAAGGTACTCGCGTTCGACCTCTGGGACACGCTCCTCGATCGGGAAGCGAAACTCGTGCCGGCCCTCGAGGACCTCCTCCGGGCCCACGACAGCGAGTACGATCCGGACGTGCTCCTCCGGCGATACCTCGCGATGCACTTCCGCGATTCGATGATCGACTCGTTGATCCCCGGCCCGCACACGCCGTTCAAAGAAATCAGCCGCAGAGCGCTCGCGTACCGGCTCGAGCAACTCGGCCTCGACGTCCCCGACGCGGAGGTCCGGGCCGTTATCCGGCAGTGGAAAGAACTGGAACCGTATCCGGACGTGGACGCCGCACTATCGACCCTCGGCGACGACTACGAACTGGTCGGCCTGTCGAACGGCGATCCGGATATGCTGGCGGCCGTCCGGCCGAACTTCGATACGGATCTAGACGGAATCGTCTCCGTGGCGGACGCCGGTGCGTACAAACCCCATCGCGCGTCGTACGACCGCTGTTGCGACCGGTTCGACGTCGCGCCCCACGAGGTGCTGTTCGTCACGGCCCACACGTTCGACCTGGTCGGTGCGAAAGCGGTGGGCATGCGCGGTGCGTTCCTGAACCGTCACGACAATCCCTACGGCGGGTGGCAATACCAACCCGATATCGTCGTCGACGACACCGAGGAACTCGCATCCGTTCTCTGCTGA
- a CDS encoding 3-hydroxyacyl-CoA dehydrogenase: protein MVVEIDDIERVAVVGAGQMGRGIGAVAALAGYETTITDVDESQLADATERIEWSYRKRVESGNATEAETAAALERLTLTSDFEAAVGDADFVTEAAVEQQPVKKEIFADLDAATPDDAILATNTSGLSVTELAESTDRPEQVIGTHWFNPPMLMELVEVIMTDHTPASVADTAEELVESFGKTSIRVRTDIAKFIVNRLMRAFSEGPAWMVSRGEHTVEEIDSAMKFKEGFPMGPFELADYTGSIQIRIEAEEDLLTDDRPLAFESEISPIVHQLYEKGRFGRKSGAGYYDYSDQDEPTIPVDAGQGFDTLLVWAPMVNEAAKLVQNDVASVEDVDTGARLGGNWPMGPLEKADEVGADVVLRKLTAVASRHEDTDMLAETLPCELLVRKAKQGATFY from the coding sequence ATGGTTGTCGAGATCGACGATATCGAACGCGTCGCAGTGGTCGGTGCGGGACAGATGGGACGTGGAATCGGAGCCGTCGCCGCGTTAGCGGGGTACGAGACGACCATCACCGACGTCGACGAATCGCAGTTGGCGGACGCGACCGAGCGGATCGAGTGGTCCTACCGGAAACGGGTCGAGAGCGGTAACGCGACCGAGGCGGAAACGGCCGCCGCACTCGAGCGCCTCACCCTCACGTCGGACTTCGAAGCGGCGGTCGGTGATGCGGACTTCGTCACCGAGGCGGCGGTCGAGCAGCAGCCGGTCAAAAAAGAAATCTTCGCGGATCTCGACGCGGCAACGCCCGACGATGCGATCCTCGCGACGAACACGTCCGGGCTGAGCGTCACCGAACTCGCCGAGTCGACCGACCGTCCCGAACAGGTCATCGGAACGCACTGGTTCAACCCGCCGATGCTGATGGAGCTCGTGGAGGTAATCATGACCGACCACACGCCAGCATCGGTCGCCGATACCGCGGAGGAGCTCGTCGAGTCGTTCGGGAAAACGTCGATCCGGGTTCGAACCGACATCGCGAAGTTCATCGTCAACCGACTGATGCGGGCGTTCAGCGAGGGGCCCGCCTGGATGGTCTCTCGCGGCGAACACACGGTCGAAGAGATCGACTCGGCGATGAAGTTCAAAGAGGGGTTCCCGATGGGTCCGTTCGAACTGGCGGACTACACGGGCTCCATCCAGATCCGGATCGAGGCCGAGGAGGATCTCCTGACGGACGACCGACCGCTGGCCTTCGAGTCGGAGATCAGCCCGATCGTCCACCAGCTCTACGAGAAAGGGCGGTTCGGTCGGAAGTCCGGTGCGGGGTATTACGACTATTCGGACCAGGACGAACCGACGATCCCCGTCGACGCGGGACAGGGGTTCGACACACTGCTCGTCTGGGCACCGATGGTCAACGAAGCGGCGAAGCTCGTCCAGAACGACGTCGCGAGCGTCGAGGACGTCGACACCGGCGCTCGACTCGGCGGCAACTGGCCGATGGGGCCGCTCGAGAAAGCAGACGAGGTCGGCGCCGACGTCGTTCTCCGGAAGCTCACGGCCGTCGCCAGCCGTCACGAGGACACGGACATGCTCGCCGAGACGCTCCCGTGTGAGCTACTGGTTCGGAAGGCGAAGCAGGGAGCAACGTTCTATTGA
- a CDS encoding Zn-ribbon domain-containing OB-fold protein, translating into MTGERPVPVPPTNPETEPFWDATADGRLLLRSCADCKRVYHYPRRQCPECASTNTDWTEASGRGTVYSYTVTRRASEEYADATPYVLAYVELKEGPRMLTNIVDCDIERVEVDSRVEVVFDDTGSGRALPRFTLRVGD; encoded by the coding sequence ATGACTGGCGAGCGCCCGGTACCCGTTCCGCCGACGAACCCCGAAACGGAACCGTTCTGGGATGCGACCGCGGACGGCCGGCTCCTCCTCCGATCGTGTGCCGACTGCAAGCGCGTCTATCACTACCCACGCCGACAGTGCCCCGAGTGCGCGAGTACGAACACCGACTGGACGGAAGCGTCCGGGAGAGGAACGGTCTACAGTTACACGGTGACGCGTCGAGCGAGCGAGGAGTACGCCGATGCGACTCCCTACGTGCTCGCCTACGTCGAACTCAAAGAAGGACCGCGAATGCTCACGAACATCGTCGATTGCGACATCGAACGGGTGGAGGTCGATAGCAGGGTCGAGGTCGTCTTCGACGACACCGGCAGCGGCCGTGCACTGCCACGGTTCACGCTTCGCGTGGGGGACTAA
- a CDS encoding thiolase domain-containing protein, translating to MSTQASARVAGIYEHPVREAPDTSTPQLHADVAAGALRDAGLTFDDVDGYVTAESPGVLSLADYLGLEGLSYVDSTDIGGASYVAHVGHAAAAIAAGRCDVVLITHAGRPRSIDYDPGHPRRNHPADAPEAGFEDPYGLSFVGLYALAARRHMHEYGTTSEQLAEIRVAASQHAQHNEHAMFQDPVTVADVVDSPLVSDPLHLLDCCVVSDGGGAIVVASSDVASDLSRPCPAVLGSGDAIKHHGGGALDLTDTGAVESGPKAFDDAGVTTDDIDYASIYDSFTITVLEAIEDLGFCEKGEGGEFVEGGTLQAPDGDLPFNTDGGGLCSNHPGNRGGVTKVIEAVRQLRGEANAEVQVPDCEIALAHGTGNSIGTRTGAATLILGADR from the coding sequence ATGTCTACACAGGCTAGTGCTCGAGTTGCCGGGATATACGAACACCCCGTCCGCGAGGCACCCGATACGTCGACTCCACAGCTTCACGCCGACGTCGCCGCAGGGGCGCTTCGTGACGCCGGACTCACGTTCGACGACGTGGACGGATACGTGACGGCCGAATCACCCGGCGTGCTTTCGTTGGCCGACTATCTCGGTCTCGAGGGACTCTCGTACGTCGACAGCACCGACATCGGCGGTGCGTCGTACGTCGCTCACGTCGGACACGCCGCGGCGGCGATCGCCGCTGGCCGGTGTGACGTCGTCCTCATCACCCACGCTGGGCGGCCGCGATCGATCGACTACGATCCCGGCCACCCTCGCCGCAACCACCCCGCAGACGCGCCGGAGGCGGGATTCGAGGATCCGTACGGCCTCTCGTTCGTCGGACTGTACGCCCTCGCCGCACGGCGGCACATGCACGAGTACGGTACGACGAGCGAACAGCTCGCCGAGATCCGCGTCGCGGCCTCGCAACACGCCCAGCACAACGAGCACGCCATGTTCCAGGACCCGGTCACCGTCGCGGACGTCGTCGACTCGCCGCTCGTCAGCGACCCGCTCCACCTGCTCGATTGCTGCGTCGTCAGCGACGGCGGCGGCGCGATCGTCGTCGCGAGTTCCGACGTCGCGTCCGATCTGTCGCGTCCGTGTCCCGCCGTCCTCGGATCGGGTGACGCGATCAAACATCACGGCGGTGGCGCCCTCGACCTCACGGACACGGGCGCGGTGGAATCCGGGCCGAAGGCGTTCGACGACGCCGGCGTAACCACGGACGACATCGACTACGCGTCGATCTACGACTCCTTTACGATCACCGTCCTCGAGGCGATCGAGGATCTCGGGTTCTGCGAGAAGGGCGAGGGCGGCGAGTTCGTCGAGGGCGGCACGCTACAGGCGCCCGACGGGGACCTCCCGTTCAACACCGACGGCGGCGGCCTCTGTTCGAATCACCCGGGGAATCGCGGTGGGGTAACCAAGGTGATCGAGGCCGTCCGACAGCTCCGCGGCGAGGCGAACGCCGAGGTACAGGTTCCCGATTGCGAGATTGCACTCGCCCACGGAACGGGAAACAGTATCGGGACCCGAACGGGTGCCGCGACGCTGATCCTGGGGGCCGACCGATGA